Proteins co-encoded in one Flavobacterium sp. M31R6 genomic window:
- the nhaA gene encoding Na+/H+ antiporter NhaA, which translates to MKLTKTFTAFFQSEKASGLLLLFVTVVSLLLANSIIQTEYIAFWNTEIGHHSITHWINDGLMTIFFLLIGLELEREIYHGELANIKNAILPIFGALGGMIVPAGIFLVLNYGTQTQNGAGIPMATDIAFAIGVLSLLGNRIPSSLKIFLTALAVIDDLGAILVIAIFYTQTIAFDNLLYAFIILAFLFILNRRKVHHLAPYLIGGVLMWYFMLNSGVHATITGVLLAFVIPFGDGGKNTASYKLQHFLHEPVAFIILPLFAIANTCISINTGWYEGLSHENSIGIILGLVIGKPLGILLFSFLAVSLGISKLPRDLKWKNILGAGMLGGIGFTMSIFITLLAFKNDGEEVITYSKIAILIASFLSGTFGFLWLKLTFKAPENRLKPNK; encoded by the coding sequence ATGAAATTAACCAAAACATTTACTGCATTTTTTCAAAGCGAAAAAGCGAGTGGTCTATTACTTCTTTTTGTAACCGTAGTCTCTTTATTGTTGGCTAATTCAATAATTCAAACTGAATATATCGCTTTTTGGAACACTGAAATCGGACATCATTCCATTACACATTGGATCAATGATGGGTTAATGACGATTTTCTTTCTATTGATTGGTTTAGAACTGGAACGAGAAATCTATCATGGCGAATTGGCTAATATCAAAAATGCTATTCTTCCCATTTTTGGTGCTCTTGGCGGGATGATTGTCCCTGCCGGAATTTTTCTGGTATTGAATTACGGAACGCAAACACAAAACGGAGCCGGAATTCCGATGGCAACCGACATTGCTTTTGCAATTGGAGTCTTATCCTTATTGGGCAACCGAATTCCATCCTCGTTAAAAATATTCCTTACAGCTCTTGCGGTCATTGATGATTTAGGAGCAATTCTGGTCATTGCCATATTTTACACTCAAACCATTGCATTTGACAACTTACTCTACGCTTTTATCATCTTAGCCTTTTTATTCATATTGAATCGACGAAAAGTGCATCATTTGGCTCCATACTTAATTGGAGGTGTTCTTATGTGGTATTTTATGCTCAACTCGGGTGTACATGCCACTATCACTGGGGTGCTATTGGCCTTTGTCATTCCGTTTGGAGATGGCGGAAAAAATACTGCTTCCTATAAACTGCAGCATTTTCTGCACGAACCTGTCGCTTTTATTATTCTTCCTTTATTTGCTATCGCCAATACCTGTATTTCCATCAACACAGGCTGGTATGAAGGATTGAGTCATGAAAATTCAATCGGAATTATTCTGGGTCTTGTGATAGGAAAACCACTCGGGATTTTGCTATTTTCTTTCCTTGCCGTAAGTTTAGGCATTAGTAAATTGCCTAGAGATCTAAAATGGAAAAACATTTTAGGCGCTGGAATGCTAGGAGGAATAGGATTTACGATGTCTATTTTCATAACCTTATTAGCTTTTAAAAACGATGGTGAAGAAGTCATAACTTATTCAAAAATAGCCATTCTAATTGCCTCTTTCCTGTCTGGAACATTTGGTTTTTTGTGGCTAAAACTCACTTTTAAAGCTCCCGAAAATCGATTAAAACCCAATAAATAG
- a CDS encoding 2-hydroxyacid dehydrogenase produces MDIKILHIDSNNPILWEQLEQAGFINHADFTSSKQEIEAKIQDYQGIVIRSRFKIDKQFLDKATNLQFIARVGAGLESIDCDYATSKNIALIAAPEGNCNAVAEHTLGMILSLFNKLNIADSEIRSGEWNREKNRGYELDGKTVGIIGYGNMGKAFAKKLRGFDVEVLCYDIKENVGDANARQVSLQELQQKTDVLSLHVPWTPETDKMVNLDFINAFAKNIWIINTSRGKNIITADLVTAMQSGKVLGAGLDVLEYEKLSFENLFQNKNTPEAFQYLLDGRKVILTPHIAGWTYESHERLAQVIVDKIKALYGKS; encoded by the coding sequence ATGGACATCAAAATCCTTCATATTGACAGTAATAATCCCATTCTATGGGAACAATTGGAACAGGCAGGTTTTATTAATCACGCCGATTTTACTTCTTCCAAACAAGAAATCGAAGCCAAAATTCAAGACTACCAAGGAATTGTTATTCGAAGCCGTTTTAAAATTGACAAGCAGTTTCTGGACAAAGCCACCAATTTGCAATTCATTGCTCGAGTAGGAGCTGGATTGGAAAGCATTGATTGTGATTATGCAACCTCCAAGAATATTGCATTGATTGCCGCGCCGGAAGGTAACTGTAATGCGGTTGCCGAACATACTTTGGGAATGATATTGTCCTTGTTCAACAAGTTAAATATTGCTGACAGCGAGATTCGTTCCGGTGAATGGAACAGGGAGAAAAATCGTGGTTACGAACTCGACGGCAAAACAGTTGGAATCATAGGATATGGAAACATGGGAAAAGCGTTTGCCAAAAAACTCCGTGGTTTTGATGTGGAAGTATTGTGCTATGACATCAAGGAAAATGTGGGTGATGCCAATGCCAGACAAGTTTCATTACAGGAATTACAGCAAAAAACAGATGTACTTAGTTTACACGTTCCTTGGACGCCTGAAACCGATAAGATGGTAAATTTGGATTTTATCAATGCTTTCGCAAAAAACATTTGGATTATCAATACTTCCAGAGGTAAGAATATCATAACGGCAGATTTGGTTACCGCCATGCAATCTGGAAAAGTTCTCGGGGCTGGATTGGATGTTTTGGAGTATGAGAAACTGTCTTTTGAAAACCTTTTCCAGAATAAAAATACACCAGAAGCTTTTCAATATTTATTGGATGGACGAAAAGTGATATTAACCCCGCACATTGCTGGCTGGACCTACGAAAGTCACGAGCGATTGGCACAAGTGATAGTGGATAAAATTAAAGCGTTGTATGGAAAAAGTTAA
- a CDS encoding TM2 domain-containing protein, whose protein sequence is MENSKQENWNNPQPIPQENKKVLAGVLAIVLGGLGVHKFILGYTQEGIIQLILGVVTCGIGGIIGLVEGIIYLTKTDEEFYQTYQVGKKGWF, encoded by the coding sequence ATGGAGAATTCAAAACAAGAAAATTGGAATAACCCACAACCAATTCCTCAAGAAAATAAAAAAGTTTTAGCTGGAGTTCTAGCCATCGTATTAGGAGGATTAGGGGTACACAAATTTATTTTAGGATATACACAAGAAGGAATAATTCAGCTCATTTTAGGTGTTGTTACTTGCGGAATTGGAGGTATAATTGGCCTTGTGGAAGGAATTATTTATTTGACTAAAACTGATGAAGAATTTTATCAAACCTATCAGGTCGGTAAGAAAGGCTGGTTTTAA
- a CDS encoding TM2 domain-containing protein, which produces MDSQKVDMFMMMNAKYFEGHHLNIIREKLITLDESQWQRLQLTQFKDPTTALLISIFAGAYGIDRFYIGDTGMGVGKLLTCGGFMIWAIVDWFLIQGATKEKNTIAFNNAFL; this is translated from the coding sequence ATGGATTCACAAAAAGTTGACATGTTCATGATGATGAACGCTAAGTATTTTGAAGGGCATCATCTAAATATCATCCGCGAAAAACTAATAACCTTAGACGAAAGTCAATGGCAAAGATTACAGTTAACCCAATTTAAAGACCCCACTACAGCATTGTTAATTTCGATTTTTGCAGGAGCTTATGGAATTGATCGTTTTTACATTGGCGATACAGGAATGGGTGTTGGAAAGTTACTTACTTGTGGAGGTTTTATGATTTGGGCTATTGTGGATTGGTTTTTGATTCAAGGTGCTACAAAAGAAAAAAACACAATTGCGTTTAATAATGCATTCCTTTAA
- a CDS encoding DUF2752 domain-containing protein translates to MSKNKLYILILFACFLGYSWLLFLKLAPIKNSGLDLTVCVFKRVTSFPCPSCGTTRAVSYLFNGEIVKSLFLNPFGIVVAGILVVSPGWIVWDIVAKKQSFYNFYIKTEKLIRKKEIAIPLIVLVILNWVWNIYKHL, encoded by the coding sequence ATGTCAAAGAACAAGCTTTATATACTGATTTTATTTGCTTGTTTTTTGGGTTATAGTTGGTTACTCTTTTTGAAATTAGCACCCATAAAAAATTCAGGTTTGGATTTGACTGTTTGCGTGTTTAAAAGAGTAACCAGTTTTCCATGTCCATCATGCGGTACGACCAGAGCGGTCTCCTATTTGTTTAACGGAGAAATTGTGAAGTCGTTGTTTCTAAATCCTTTTGGAATCGTAGTTGCCGGTATTTTGGTTGTTTCTCCAGGCTGGATTGTTTGGGATATTGTCGCAAAAAAACAGTCTTTTTACAATTTTTACATTAAAACTGAGAAGTTAATTAGAAAGAAAGAAATTGCCATTCCCTTGATTGTATTGGTTATTCTCAATTGGGTTTGGAATATATACAAACACTTATGA
- a CDS encoding DUF4870 domain-containing protein has translation MIATQKFNYKPYDSELERASNSYLMSLVVVLCGLPLPIMNLLASVFFYLGNRKSTAFVKWHCTQALLSQLGMFFFNTVGFWWTISIVFDGAEVTNRYIAYIITIVGFNLLEFIFTLYLATQTRKGNHIEMYFFSDITNLICKTNYESTI, from the coding sequence ATGATCGCAACACAAAAATTTAATTATAAACCTTACGACAGCGAGTTGGAAAGAGCATCCAACAGTTATTTGATGTCGCTCGTTGTAGTGCTTTGCGGATTGCCATTGCCCATAATGAATTTGCTGGCATCCGTTTTCTTTTATTTAGGAAACAGAAAAAGCACAGCTTTTGTAAAATGGCATTGTACACAGGCATTATTGTCTCAATTGGGTATGTTTTTCTTTAATACCGTTGGATTTTGGTGGACTATTTCCATCGTATTTGATGGTGCTGAAGTGACGAACCGTTATATTGCCTACATAATTACCATTGTAGGTTTTAATCTGCTTGAATTTATTTTCACGCTTTATTTGGCCACACAAACCAGAAAGGGGAATCATATCGAAATGTATTTCTTTTCGGATATTACTAATTTAATCTGCAAGACCAATTATGAAAGCACTATTTAG
- a CDS encoding M48 family metallopeptidase — MKALFRGLSIVVVFFGIWFLLSQIDYITFFKIDKAKSATEKGVGDMIWDQIKTTEDIIVNDSITKSLDKLLKPLCKENGIERDSLKVHIIQKDEVNAFALPDGHLVVYSGLIEASKNEQALIGVLGHEIAHIENNHVMKKLSKEVGFSVLMSITTGNNNGKLVREIMHTLSSSAYDRSLEKEADIASVEYMLKAKIDPAPFADFLYEMSFDNKLESALSWVNSHPESEERAKYILEYIKGKKASQKHLLTQTEWTGFKKAVKEYEN; from the coding sequence ATGAAAGCACTATTTAGAGGATTATCAATAGTGGTTGTCTTCTTTGGGATTTGGTTTTTGCTGTCTCAAATTGATTATATCACTTTTTTTAAAATAGATAAAGCCAAAAGCGCTACCGAAAAAGGAGTTGGCGATATGATTTGGGATCAAATAAAAACGACCGAAGACATAATAGTAAATGACTCGATTACCAAATCGTTGGACAAATTATTAAAACCATTGTGTAAAGAAAACGGAATAGAACGTGACAGCCTAAAAGTACATATTATACAAAAAGATGAGGTTAATGCTTTTGCGTTGCCGGATGGACATTTAGTGGTGTATTCCGGACTAATTGAAGCGTCAAAAAACGAACAGGCTTTAATTGGTGTTTTGGGACACGAAATTGCTCACATAGAGAACAATCACGTGATGAAAAAATTATCAAAAGAGGTTGGTTTTTCTGTACTGATGTCAATAACTACTGGGAATAATAATGGTAAGCTTGTTCGCGAGATTATGCATACTTTATCATCGTCGGCCTATGATCGTTCCCTTGAGAAAGAAGCCGATATCGCCAGCGTTGAATATATGCTAAAGGCTAAAATTGATCCAGCACCATTTGCGGATTTTCTATATGAAATGTCTTTTGACAATAAATTAGAAAGTGCATTGTCATGGGTAAATTCTCATCCAGAATCGGAAGAAAGAGCCAAATACATACTTGAATATATAAAAGGGAAAAAAGCTAGCCAGAAACATTTGTTGACACAAACAGAATGGACCGGTTTTAAAAAGGCCGTTAAAGAATACGAAAATTAA
- a CDS encoding GNAT family N-acyltransferase — translation MGLVTAKEVAKTINTDKYGVFGTFSGWLLMKVLKISTLNKIYDRNKHLKELPFLNAILDEFQIKFEIPEEDFKRLPKDGAYITISNHPLGGIDGILLLKLMLEREPNFKIIANFLLHRIDPMKPYIMPVNPFENHKDAKSSVVGIKETLRHLRDGKPLGMFPAGEVSTYKDGKLVVDKAWEEGAIKVIRKAQVPVVPIYFHAKNSRLFYFLSRINDTLRTAKLPSELLTQKDRIIKVRVGKPISVAEQNEYESIEDYTEFLRKKTYMLANPFEKENNFLNTANLMPSKAPKKIVTPASTDKMIAEVEALRVADLRLLQSKNYEVFFAEAKQIPNILHEIGRLREITFREVGEGTNESIDIDKYDKYYRHLFLWDDDTKQIAGAYRMGLGSHIYPKYGIEGFYLNGLFRFEPELHDMMSKSIDMGRAFIIKEYQQKPMPLFLLWRGIIHTTLHYPEHKYLLGGVSISNQFSDFSKSLMIEFMKSHYYDPYIAQYIHPKKEFKVKLKDADKDFIFDEAEADLNKFDKLIDELEPGILRLPVLIKKYIKQNAKLVAFNVDPLFNNAIDGLMYIRIADIPESTMKPVMEEFQAELERKLNDKEEESSSH, via the coding sequence ATGGGTTTAGTTACCGCGAAAGAAGTTGCAAAGACAATAAATACGGACAAGTACGGCGTTTTCGGTACTTTTTCGGGCTGGTTGTTGATGAAAGTTTTAAAGATTTCGACATTAAACAAAATATACGACCGCAACAAACATTTGAAAGAGCTACCGTTCTTGAATGCTATATTGGACGAGTTTCAGATTAAATTTGAGATTCCGGAAGAAGATTTTAAACGATTACCCAAAGATGGCGCCTATATCACCATTTCAAATCATCCGCTTGGAGGAATTGACGGTATTTTGTTGTTAAAATTAATGCTCGAAAGAGAACCTAATTTTAAAATCATAGCCAATTTTTTACTGCATCGAATTGACCCCATGAAACCCTATATCATGCCGGTGAATCCTTTTGAAAATCACAAAGACGCTAAGTCAAGTGTGGTGGGAATTAAGGAAACATTGCGCCATCTTAGAGATGGTAAACCATTGGGGATGTTCCCTGCCGGTGAGGTTTCTACTTATAAAGATGGAAAATTGGTAGTTGATAAAGCTTGGGAAGAAGGCGCTATAAAAGTAATTCGAAAAGCACAGGTTCCTGTGGTACCTATTTATTTTCACGCTAAAAACAGTCGCTTATTTTATTTTCTGTCCAGAATAAACGACACACTAAGAACGGCAAAATTGCCATCGGAATTGTTGACTCAGAAAGATCGAATTATAAAGGTACGTGTTGGAAAACCTATTTCGGTTGCCGAACAAAACGAATACGAATCGATTGAGGATTACACGGAGTTCTTGAGAAAGAAAACCTATATGCTAGCCAATCCTTTTGAAAAAGAGAACAATTTTTTGAATACGGCCAATTTAATGCCTTCGAAAGCCCCTAAAAAAATTGTGACTCCGGCCAGTACCGACAAAATGATTGCCGAAGTGGAAGCTTTAAGAGTAGCCGACCTTCGCCTTTTACAAAGTAAAAATTACGAAGTATTTTTTGCCGAGGCCAAACAGATTCCAAATATTCTTCATGAAATTGGACGTTTGCGTGAGATTACTTTTAGAGAAGTTGGTGAAGGGACGAATGAATCCATTGATATTGACAAATACGACAAATACTATCGCCATCTCTTTTTGTGGGATGATGACACCAAACAAATCGCGGGAGCTTACCGCATGGGATTGGGATCTCATATTTACCCTAAATATGGTATTGAAGGATTTTATCTGAACGGTCTTTTCCGTTTTGAACCTGAATTGCACGACATGATGAGCAAATCCATTGATATGGGTAGGGCTTTTATAATCAAAGAATATCAGCAAAAACCAATGCCGCTGTTCTTGTTGTGGAGAGGAATCATACACACCACTTTACATTATCCGGAACATAAATATTTGTTAGGCGGTGTAAGTATCAGTAATCAATTTTCAGATTTTTCGAAATCATTGATGATTGAATTCATGAAATCGCACTATTATGATCCTTATATTGCACAATACATCCATCCTAAAAAGGAATTCAAAGTCAAATTAAAAGATGCCGATAAGGATTTTATTTTTGATGAAGCGGAAGCTGATTTAAATAAATTTGACAAGCTTATTGATGAGTTGGAACCAGGGATTTTAAGACTTCCTGTACTAATTAAAAAATACATCAAACAAAACGCAAAACTAGTAGCTTTTAATGTCGACCCTTTATTCAACAATGCTATCGATGGATTAATGTACATTCGAATTGCAGATATCCCGGAAAGCACTATGAAACCTGTGATGGAAGAATTCCAGGCTGAATTGGAACGCAAACTAAATGACAAAGAGGAAGAAAGCAGTAGTCACTAA
- a CDS encoding exodeoxyribonuclease III has translation MKIISYNVNGIRAAITKGFIEWLQHANPDVICLQEIKATEEQIPVSDITAAGYPYQYYYPATKKGYSGVAILSKIKPNNVVYGTGIQHMDFEGRNLRADFDDCSVMSLYLPSGTNMDRLSHKFMYMDDFQNYIDQLKKDIPNLIICGDYNICHEAIDIHDPIRNKNVSGFLPEERAWLDKFMKSGFVDSFRHFNSEPHQYSWWSYRAGARGNNKGWRIDYNLVSDSLKHKLKRAVILPDAMHSDHCPVLVEIE, from the coding sequence ATGAAAATTATCTCGTACAACGTAAACGGAATTCGAGCCGCTATCACCAAAGGATTTATAGAATGGTTGCAACATGCCAATCCCGATGTTATTTGCCTACAGGAAATCAAAGCGACCGAAGAGCAAATTCCCGTTTCCGACATTACCGCTGCGGGCTATCCGTATCAATATTATTACCCAGCGACCAAAAAAGGCTATAGTGGCGTCGCCATTCTTTCAAAAATTAAACCGAATAATGTAGTTTATGGAACTGGTATCCAGCATATGGATTTTGAAGGTAGAAATCTGCGCGCCGATTTTGACGACTGCTCTGTAATGAGTTTGTACTTGCCTTCGGGAACTAACATGGATCGTTTAAGTCATAAGTTTATGTACATGGATGACTTTCAAAACTATATTGACCAACTCAAAAAAGACATTCCCAATCTAATCATTTGCGGGGATTACAACATTTGCCACGAGGCAATCGATATACACGATCCAATCAGAAACAAAAATGTATCAGGTTTTTTACCCGAGGAAAGAGCTTGGTTGGATAAATTCATGAAATCTGGATTCGTAGACAGTTTTCGTCATTTTAACAGCGAACCACATCAATATTCATGGTGGAGTTACCGTGCCGGAGCCCGTGGGAATAACAAAGGTTGGCGCATCGATTACAATTTAGTGAGCGACTCCCTAAAACATAAACTCAAAAGAGCCGTTATATTACCAGACGCCATGCATTCCGATCATTGCCCGGTTTTGGTGGAAATTGAATAG